From Gemmatimonadaceae bacterium, a single genomic window includes:
- a CDS encoding alpha/beta fold hydrolase: MTYSTTQSMSLDSTSHESIPLSRTDDPARLHVQGEGPPLIYIPGLDGTGLLFYRQARLLAHRFRVITFRLRDEAQDMETHIADVARHLDRAVPDGTPAVVVGESFGGALAMSFALAHPHRVRQLVILNSFSRIAPQFKLHVAIAGMSLVPWRTMQFARRLTAWRLQSPHTHRDEIKKFLMLTSGTTQRGYVNRLRILTRYDMRKRLAELHVPTLFLAADQDHLIPSVKQATYMSSRAPRATMRVLAGHGHGCFLAPDLDLNLLLHEWADDTALRLTGDALQPAEFRRRTIVSGFAVLVARISQALVSLGAAIVLARMLMPDDFGVFAMVVPLGIIATGLSGRCFQTALLQRPALTDADLGTFFRFAVRMNLFIAASMLAAGVALSRFFDEPRVTGVAAMWAALVFLLTLTTFQEALLKRRLLFPRITLVQLLALVLGVAAAVTAAWQGAGYWSLPIQLLVTEVTRAVGIFVLSDWRPRWVAHSAPDDITELRRAWRALGGLNLAAWLNDQPDLLAVGRVGGATVLGYYDTARRWSWYPFEESFLTVGPGRVEPQQGPR, translated from the coding sequence ATGACGTATTCAACGACGCAGTCGATGTCACTGGACAGTACCTCCCACGAGTCTATACCGCTTTCCCGGACGGATGATCCGGCCCGACTGCATGTGCAGGGCGAGGGACCGCCGCTCATCTATATCCCGGGGTTGGACGGTACCGGTCTGCTATTCTACCGCCAGGCGCGGTTACTTGCGCACCGTTTTCGCGTGATCACGTTCCGGTTGCGCGATGAGGCGCAGGACATGGAGACGCATATCGCCGACGTGGCGCGCCATCTCGACCGTGCGGTGCCGGATGGCACGCCCGCGGTCGTCGTTGGCGAGTCGTTCGGTGGCGCACTGGCCATGAGTTTTGCCCTGGCACATCCGCACCGGGTGCGCCAATTGGTCATCCTCAACTCGTTTTCACGCATTGCACCGCAATTCAAGCTGCACGTGGCCATTGCCGGCATGAGTCTGGTCCCCTGGCGAACCATGCAGTTCGCGCGTCGGCTTACCGCCTGGCGCCTGCAATCGCCGCACACGCACCGGGACGAGATCAAGAAATTTCTCATGCTGACGTCCGGCACCACGCAGCGCGGGTATGTGAATCGACTGCGCATCCTCACGCGCTACGATATGCGAAAGCGATTGGCCGAGTTGCACGTCCCGACGCTGTTTCTGGCTGCCGACCAGGATCACCTCATTCCATCGGTCAAGCAGGCCACGTACATGTCGTCGCGTGCACCACGGGCCACCATGCGCGTGCTGGCAGGACATGGTCACGGGTGTTTTCTGGCACCGGATCTGGATCTGAACCTGCTGCTGCATGAGTGGGCGGACGACACTGCACTCCGATTGACCGGCGACGCACTTCAACCCGCGGAGTTTCGCCGACGAACCATTGTGTCTGGGTTCGCTGTGCTGGTTGCCCGCATCAGCCAAGCCCTCGTCTCCCTGGGTGCGGCAATCGTTCTGGCTCGCATGCTGATGCCGGACGACTTTGGCGTCTTTGCGATGGTCGTGCCACTGGGAATCATCGCTACGGGCCTGTCGGGACGCTGTTTTCAAACCGCCCTGCTGCAGCGCCCGGCGCTGACTGACGCGGACCTGGGCACGTTCTTCCGGTTCGCCGTGCGCATGAACCTGTTCATCGCGGCGAGTATGCTGGCTGCCGGTGTCGCGTTGTCCCGATTTTTCGACGAGCCCCGGGTGACCGGAGTGGCCGCCATGTGGGCAGCGCTCGTCTTCCTCCTCACGCTCACCACGTTTCAGGAAGCACTCCTCAAACGGCGCCTGCTGTTTCCCCGTATCACGCTGGTACAGCTCCTGGCGCTGGTACTCGGTGTCGCGGCGGCCGTGACGGCTGCCTGGCAAGGCGCGGGGTATTGGTCGCTCCCCATTCAACTGCTGGTCACTGAAGTGACGCGCGCCGTCGGCATCTTCGTGCTCAGCGACTGGCGGCCACGATGGGTCGCCCACTCCGCGCCTGACGACATAACCGAGTTGCGACGCGCCTGGCGCGCCCTCGGCGGACTGAATCTCGCCGCGTGGCTGAATGACCAACCCGATCTGCTGGCGGTGGGTCGTGTTGGCGGCGCCACCGTGCTGGGGTACTACGACACCGCCCGTCGTTGGTCCTGGTACCCGTTCGAGGAGTCGTTCCTCACTGTCGGACCTGGCCGTGTCGAGCCTCAGCAAGGTCCAAGGTGA
- a CDS encoding oligosaccharide flippase family protein, with translation MSSLSKVQGDAARFTRVATRAILVTLTVSMPAIAFAAADTASLVKVLLGDKWLPAIPFMRLLCIVAFVGSLARVTQWIHLSRGNAARLVRWSVFVQAPTVALAALIGYQWGALGVASAMAIATSALALPAVAYAVRGSPITFRVIIGVAARPLVTSVCAALIVAIVGARLGGSPGALHLVLSSIVFVMAFAAVWLALPGGVDSARALMSAVRDFRPAVVPLDSTK, from the coding sequence GTGTCGAGCCTCAGCAAGGTCCAAGGTGACGCCGCGCGGTTCACGCGGGTGGCAACTCGCGCCATTCTGGTGACGTTGACCGTTTCCATGCCGGCCATTGCGTTCGCCGCCGCCGACACGGCCAGTCTGGTGAAGGTCTTGCTGGGCGACAAATGGCTGCCGGCCATTCCGTTCATGCGTCTGCTGTGCATCGTTGCGTTCGTCGGATCACTGGCCCGCGTGACCCAGTGGATTCACTTGTCGAGGGGGAACGCCGCGCGCCTGGTGCGATGGTCAGTGTTCGTCCAGGCGCCGACGGTCGCATTGGCCGCGCTCATCGGGTACCAGTGGGGTGCGCTCGGCGTTGCCTCGGCCATGGCCATCGCGACCAGCGCGCTGGCGTTGCCCGCCGTGGCCTATGCCGTACGCGGCTCGCCGATCACGTTTCGCGTGATCATTGGCGTGGCTGCGCGTCCACTGGTCACCAGTGTCTGTGCCGCATTGATTGTGGCCATCGTCGGCGCGAGGCTGGGCGGTTCACCCGGGGCACTGCACCTTGTGCTTTCCTCCATCGTCTTCGTTATGGCATTTGCCGCGGTCTGGCTGGCTCTTCCCGGTGGGGTCGACAGTGCCCGGGCCCTGATGTCTGCCGTTCGGGATTTCCGGCCGGCGGTGGTGCCACTCGACTCCACGAAGTAA
- a CDS encoding FAD binding domain-containing protein: MSDLPILSYCRPGSVEGVLHALQRRGARIYAGGTDLLVALRQRHASVRTVRVLVDIKGVGDARASPTSVRKSGSGRSPRRLSSSRIPWPSDTPGRWLKRPRKPPHRSCARAALLAVICPRCIRRPT; encoded by the coding sequence ATGTCGGACCTGCCCATCCTGTCGTACTGTCGACCCGGAAGCGTCGAGGGGGTGCTGCACGCGTTGCAGCGTCGAGGGGCGCGCATCTATGCCGGCGGCACCGACCTGCTGGTTGCACTGCGTCAGCGACACGCCTCGGTGCGCACGGTCCGGGTACTGGTCGACATCAAGGGTGTTGGCGACGCCAGGGCATCACCGACGTCGGTGCGGAAATCCGGATCGGGTCGCTCACCACGGCGACTGAGCTCATCGCGAATCCCGTGGCCAAGCGACACGCCCGGGCGTTGGTTGAAGCGGCCGCGGAAACCTCCGCACCGCAGTTGCGCGCGCGCGGCACTGTTGGCGGTAATCTGTCCTCGGTGCATCCGGCGGCCGACCTGA